In a genomic window of Rhododendron vialii isolate Sample 1 chromosome 12a, ASM3025357v1:
- the LOC131312086 gene encoding probable CCR4-associated factor 1 homolog 7 codes for MSLLPKSDSIQIRDVWKDNLEEEFTLIREIVDEFPYIAMDTEFPGIVLRPVGIFKNNNDYHYQTLKDNVDMLKLIQLGLTFSDEDGNLPTCGSDKYCIWQFNFCEFNVNEDVFANDSIELLRQSGIDFNKNNDMGIDAKRFGELLMSSGIVLNDNVYWVTFHSGYDFGYLLKVLTCQDLPDTQAGFFDLINMYFPVVYDIKHLMKFCNSLHGGLNKLAELLEVERVGVCHQAGSDSLLTACTFRKLKENFFSGSLEKYAGVLYGLGVEN; via the coding sequence ATGTCGCTTTTGCCCAAAAGCGATTCAATCCAAATTCGAGATGTATGGAAGGACAATCTGGAGGAAGAGTTCACTTTGATTCGAGAAATAGTTGATGAATTTCCGTATATAGCTATGGATACGGAGTTTCCGGGAATTGTTCTTCGCCCGGTGGGAATTTTCAAGAACAATAACGATTATCATTACCAGACTTTGAAAGACAACGTAGACATGTTGAAGTTGATTCAGTTAGGGCTTACTTTTTCAGATGAAGATGGGAATTTACCCACTTGTGGGTCTGATAAGTATTGCATTTGGCAGTTCAATTTCTGCGAATTTAATGTGAATGAAGATGTTTTCGCAAACGACTCGATCGAGCTCTTACGACAGAGCGGGATTGATTTTAACAAAAACAATGATATGGGTATTGATGCGAAGCGATTTGGAGAGCTTTTGATGTCGTCTGGGATTGTTTTGAATGACAATGTTTATTGGGTTACTTTCCATAGTGGGTATGATTTTGGGTACTTGCTTAAGGTATTGACTTGCCAGGATTTACCTGATACTCAAGCTGGGTTCTTTGATCTGATCAATATGTATTTTCCGGTCGTTTATGACATCAAGCATCTCATGAAGTTCTGTAATAGCCTTCATGGCGGATTGAACAAGCTCGCAGAACTGTTGGAAGTTGAGAGAGTTGGTGTTTGTCACCAGGCAGGTTCAGATAGTTTGCTCACAGCTTGTACGTTCAGGAAGTTGAAAGAGAATTTCTTTAGCGGCTCACTTGAGAAGTATGCCGGCGTTTTGTATGGTCTAGGTGTTGAAAATTGA
- the LOC131312084 gene encoding stromal cell-derived factor 2-like protein, producing MGLSSFALAAFLFVTLDPDYTSSPVYAASSEGVEITYGSVIKLMHERTKVRLHSHDVPYGSGSGQQSVTGFPSVDDSNSYWIVRPELESSAKQGDTIKSGTNIRLQHMRTRRWLHSHLHASPISGNLEVSCFGGDGNSDTGDHWSLDLEGGGMTWRQDQRIRIHHVDTSGYLHSHDKKYTRIAGGQQEVCGVREKKADNVWLAVEGVYLPITETK from the exons ATGGGTTTGTCTTCATTCGCTCTCGCCGCCTTCCTGTTCGTAACCCTCGATCCTGATTACACTTCCTCTCCCGTTTACGCTGCTTCCTCTGAGGGCGTGGAG ATTACTTATGGTTCTGTTATCAAGCTTATGCATGAAAGGACGAAAGTTCGGTTGCATTCCCACGATGTCCCATATGGTTCTGGTAGTGGTCAGCAGTCAGTCACTGGTTTTCCCAGTGTTGATGATTCCAATAGCTACTGG ATTGTTAGGCCTGAGCTAGAATCATCCGCTAAACAAGGGGACACAATTAAAAGTGGAACAAACATCCGATTGCAACATATGAGGACAAGGAGATGGCTCCATAGCCACTTGCATGCCTCCCCGATTTCTGGCAATCTCGAG GTGAGCTGCTTTGGAGGGGATGGTAATTCTGATACTGGAGATCATTGGAG TCTTGACTTAGAGGGAGGTGGGATGACTTGGAGGCAAGATCAAAGGATCAGGATTCACCACGTTGACACCAGTGGTTATCTTCACAGTCATGACAAGAAGTACACTCGAATAGCCGGAGGTCAACAAGAG GTTTGTGGTGTCCGAGAGAAGAAGGCAGATAATGTTTGGTTGGCAGTGGAGGGTGTCTACCTCCCAATTACAGAAACCAAGTAG
- the LOC131312088 gene encoding factor of DNA methylation 1-like, translating to MDYSSDEESDLSDSEINEYKEKPYEELRTGKYKVKNVNGTLRCPFCAGKKKQEFKYKDLLQHASGVSKGSANRRAKQKANHLALATYLENDLANEAEQLPPKVIEVAPVSEKSEQNDLFCWPWTGIVTNIIDEPGNGKELGSREYWLKKFSKYKPLEVEIFCDDQNQTGQAVVRFDNDWTGFNNAMLFEKSFETNRHSKKEWTAQKEVPGSNIYGWFARADDYNSEGLVGEYLRKKGELKTISNLIQEATLDRNKIVANLATEIDLKNQNLDELQYKYNEKTMSLSRMLEEKDMLHQAFYEESRKMQRLAREHIRRILDEQETLNHELEVKRKELDSWSKQLNRREALTERERQKLDEEKEKNTTRNNSLDMASMEQRKADENVLRLVEEQKKEKQEALTKILQLERQLDAKQKLEMEIEELKGKLQVMKHLGDEDDAAVQNKIKEMNEELDQKVDEMGSLEDLNQTLIVKERQSNDELQEARKELINGLSEMLSGRTLIGLKRMGEIDTKPFQTTCKTRFKSSEAEVKAFELCSLWQERMKNPDWHPFKIVMLEGGNHQELINDDDELLKNLKVEWGVEIYEAVTTALKEMNEYNPSGRYVISELWNFKEKRKATLKEVIAYILKSLKNLKRKR from the exons ATGGACTACAGTTCAGATGAAGAGTCCGATCTCAGTGACTCTGAGATCAATGAGTACAAAGAGAAGCCGTATGAAGAACTCAGGACGGGGAAGTATAAGGTGAAGAATGTCAACGGTACACTTAGGTGCCCGTTTTGTGCTGGCAAGAAGAAGCAAGAGTTCAAGTACAAGGACCTTCTTCAACATGCTTCTGGAGTCAGTAAAGGTTCGGCCAACAGAAGGGCAAAACAAAAGGCGAATCACCTTGCGTTGGCGACGTATTTGGAGAATGACCTAGCAAATGAGGCGGAGCAGCTACCGCCAAAAGTGATTGAAGTTGCTCCAGTATCAGAGAAGTCCGAGCAAAATGATCTATTTTGCTGGCCTTGGACAGGGATTGTCACAAACATTATTGATGAACCCGGAAATGGGAAAGAATTGGGTAGCCGTGAATATTGGTTGAAGAAGTTCAGTAAATACAAACCTTTGGAAGTTGAGATTTTTTGTGATGACCAGAATCAAACTGGCCAAGCTGTTGTGAGATTCGATAATGACTGGACTGGTTTTAACAACGCCATGCTATTTGAGAAGTCATTTGAAACTAATCGTCACAGTAAAAAGGAGTGGACAGCTCAGAAAGAAGTTCCTGGTTCGAATATTTACGGATGGTTTGCTCGTGCAGATGATTATAACTCAGAAGGGCTTGTTGGAGAATACCTCCGTAAAAAGGGAGAGTTGAAGACGATCTCTAACCTTATCCAGGAAGCTACACTAGACAGAAACAAGATCGTTGCTAACCTAGCGACAgagattgatttgaaaaatcaaaatctgGATGAGTTGCAGTACAAATACAATGAGAAGACAATGTCTTTGAGTAGGATGCTTGAGGAGAAAGATATGCTGCACCAGGCTTTTTATGAAG AATCAAGGAAGATGCAGCGTCTAGCACGAGAGCACATTCGCAGGATTTTAGATGAACAAGAGACACTAAATCATGAGTTGGAGGTCAAGAGAAAGGAACTTGATTCTTGGAGCAAACAGCTGAACAGACGTGAAGCATTAACTGAACGTGAGAGACAGAAACTTGATGAGGAGAAGGAAAAG AACACAACAAGAAACAATTCACTGGACATGGCATCCATGGAGCAGAGAAAGGCCGATGAGAATGTCTTAAGGCTTGTTGAAGAGCAAAAG AAGGAGAAACAAGAGGCTTTAACCAAGATACTTCAGTTGGAAAGGCAGCTAGATGCTAAACAAAAACTGGAGATGGAAATTGAAGAGCTTAAAGGAAAACTGCAGGTCATGAAGCATCTTGGAGATGAAGACGATGCAGCTGTTCAGAACAAGATAAAAGAGATGAATGAGGAGTTGGATCAAAAAGTTGATGAGATGGGTAGTTTGGAAGACCTAAATCAAACACTTATTGTTAAAGAGCGCCAAAGTAATGATGAGCTACAAGAAGCTcgtaaagaattgattaat GGCTTGAGCGAGATGTTGAGCGGTCGCACTCTTATTGGATTAAAGAGGATGGGAGAAATTGATACTAAGCCCTTCCAGACTACATGCAAAACGAGATTTAAATCTTCAGAAGCAGAAGTCAAGGCCTTTGAGCTATGCTCCTTATGGCAAGAGAGGATGAAGAATCCAGATTGGCACCCATTTAAAATTGTAATGCTTGAGGGGGGAAACCATCAG GAACTGATAAATGACGATGATGAATTGCTGAAAAATCTCAAGGTGGAGTGGGGAGTTGAGATATACGAGGCTGTGACAACTGCCTTGAAAGAGATGAATGAATACAATCCTAGTGGTAGGTATGTGATTTCTGAGCTATGGAACtttaaagagaaaagaaaggcaaCGCTGAAGGAAGTCATTGCTTATATCTTGAAGAGCTTGAAGAATCTGAAGCGGAAGCGGTGA